One window of Gloeothece citriformis PCC 7424 genomic DNA carries:
- the dxs gene encoding 1-deoxy-D-xylulose-5-phosphate synthase → MHLSEITHPNQLHGLSIRQLEDIARQIREKHLQTVATSGGHLGPGLGVVELTIALYQTLDLDRDKVIWDVGHQAYPHKMLTGRYNNFNTLRQKNGIAGYLKRCESKFDHFGAGHASTSISAALGMALARDAQGEDYKVAAIIGDGALTGGMALEAINHAGHLPNTNLMVILNDNEMSISPNVGAISRYLNKVRLSEPVQFLSDNLEEQFKHLPFFGDVTPEMDRLKEGMKRLAVPKVGAVIEELGFKYFGPIDGHNLRELINTFKQAHKVHGPVFVHVATVKGKGYELAEQDQVGYHAQSPFNLVTGKPIPSSKPKPPGYSKVFAHTLTKLAENNPKIIGITAAMATGTGLDKLQQKLPKQYIDVGIAEQHAVTLAAGLACEGMRPVVAIYSTFLQRAYDQVIHDVCIQNLPVFFCMDRAGIVGADGPTHQGMYDIAYLRCIPNLVIMAPKDEAELQRMIVTGVNYTDGPIAMRYPRGNGLGVPLMEEGWEALPIGKGEILRNGDDLLLLGYGTMVNTAMQVAEILGEHGIEATVVNARFVKPLDTDLIVPLAKQTGKVVTLEEGCLMGGFGSAVAEALLDHNVLVPVKRFGVPDQLVDHAKPDESFADLGLTSSQIADEVLKSFFKTQEPSVIS, encoded by the coding sequence ATGCACCTAAGTGAAATTACTCATCCAAATCAATTACATGGTTTATCAATTCGTCAATTAGAAGATATTGCCCGTCAAATTCGAGAAAAACATTTACAAACCGTTGCCACCAGTGGGGGACATCTGGGCCCAGGTTTAGGGGTTGTGGAACTGACGATCGCCCTGTATCAAACTCTCGATTTAGACCGAGATAAGGTAATCTGGGACGTGGGTCATCAAGCCTATCCCCATAAGATGCTGACAGGACGCTACAATAACTTCAATACTTTACGTCAAAAAAATGGGATAGCGGGTTATCTCAAACGGTGTGAGAGCAAATTTGACCACTTTGGAGCAGGACACGCTTCTACAAGTATTTCTGCTGCCCTAGGAATGGCCTTAGCTAGAGATGCTCAAGGAGAAGACTACAAAGTCGCCGCCATTATTGGGGATGGTGCGTTAACGGGAGGAATGGCCTTAGAAGCGATCAATCATGCCGGTCATTTACCCAACACCAACCTAATGGTGATTTTAAATGATAATGAAATGTCTATTTCTCCTAATGTGGGGGCAATTTCTCGCTATTTAAATAAAGTTCGTCTCAGTGAGCCGGTTCAATTCCTCAGCGATAATCTCGAAGAACAATTTAAACATCTGCCTTTCTTCGGCGATGTCACCCCAGAAATGGATCGCCTTAAAGAAGGGATGAAACGTCTCGCTGTGCCAAAAGTTGGCGCAGTCATTGAAGAACTGGGATTTAAATATTTTGGCCCGATCGATGGTCATAATTTGCGAGAATTGATCAATACCTTTAAACAAGCTCATAAAGTACATGGCCCTGTGTTTGTTCATGTGGCCACCGTTAAAGGAAAAGGGTATGAATTAGCCGAACAAGACCAAGTCGGTTATCATGCTCAAAGCCCCTTTAATTTAGTCACCGGTAAACCCATTCCCTCCAGTAAACCCAAACCTCCCGGTTATTCAAAAGTTTTTGCCCATACTTTAACGAAACTGGCCGAAAATAATCCCAAAATTATTGGCATCACCGCCGCGATGGCCACCGGAACCGGCTTGGATAAACTTCAGCAAAAACTTCCTAAACAATACATTGATGTGGGAATTGCCGAACAACACGCGGTTACTCTGGCGGCAGGGTTAGCTTGTGAGGGAATGCGTCCCGTTGTAGCCATTTATTCTACCTTCTTACAACGGGCCTATGACCAAGTGATTCATGATGTCTGTATCCAAAATTTACCCGTTTTCTTCTGTATGGATCGGGCTGGGATTGTTGGGGCAGATGGGCCGACTCACCAAGGAATGTATGATATTGCTTATCTGCGGTGTATTCCCAATCTTGTGATTATGGCCCCCAAAGATGAAGCAGAATTACAACGGATGATCGTCACCGGGGTTAATTATACCGATGGGCCGATCGCTATGCGTTATCCTCGTGGGAACGGGTTAGGTGTTCCCTTAATGGAAGAAGGATGGGAAGCTTTACCCATCGGAAAAGGGGAAATTCTCCGCAATGGGGATGATCTGTTATTGCTCGGATATGGCACGATGGTTAATACCGCGATGCAAGTTGCTGAAATTTTAGGGGAACATGGAATAGAGGCAACTGTGGTTAATGCCCGTTTTGTCAAGCCTTTAGATACAGATTTAATCGTACCTTTAGCCAAACAAACCGGTAAAGTTGTGACCTTAGAAGAAGGTTGTCTGATGGGAGGTTTTGGATCTGCTGTCGCTGAAGCCTTATTAGATCACAATGTTTTAGTACCAGTTAAACGCTTTGGTGTTCCGGATCAGTTAGTGGATCATGCTAAACCGGATGAATCTTTTGCTGATTTGGGATTAACCAGTTCTCAAATTGCCGATGAGGTGCTTAAAAGTTTCTTTAAAACTCAAGAACCTTCTGTAATTAGTTAA
- a CDS encoding MlaE family lipid ABC transporter permease subunit — MNRLLADIGFGSWIQRTWAAVLLSGRAIFFVSIGKIDRQLTLEQMMAVGPGSLVIALITAAVIGMIFTIQVAREFLALGAGSAVGGILALSLARELSPIMTAVIVAGRVGSAFAAEIGTMQVTEQIDALYMLKTDPIEYLVVPRLVACCVMVPLMTIIALVIGLAGGLLIASSIYDISIEVFLDSIQTFLKISDILSGPIKGIVFGALIAIIGCNWGLTTTGGAKGVGESTTAAVVTCLLAIFVSNFFLSWIMFRGAGQGASLIGQ, encoded by the coding sequence ATGAATAGGCTTCTGGCTGACATTGGATTTGGATCATGGATACAACGGACATGGGCGGCGGTTTTATTAAGCGGGCGGGCTATTTTTTTTGTGAGTATTGGCAAGATTGATAGACAGCTTACCCTAGAGCAAATGATGGCAGTTGGGCCAGGGTCTCTAGTCATTGCTTTAATTACGGCGGCTGTCATTGGTATGATCTTTACCATTCAGGTAGCACGGGAATTTTTAGCCCTAGGAGCAGGTAGCGCTGTAGGAGGGATTTTAGCTTTATCCTTAGCGCGAGAACTTAGCCCGATTATGACTGCGGTAATTGTAGCCGGGCGTGTCGGTTCAGCGTTTGCTGCGGAAATTGGCACAATGCAGGTGACAGAACAAATTGATGCTCTTTATATGCTCAAAACTGATCCGATAGAATATTTAGTCGTCCCTCGTTTAGTAGCTTGCTGTGTGATGGTTCCCTTGATGACTATTATTGCTCTTGTGATTGGTTTAGCAGGAGGTTTACTCATCGCTAGTTCTATCTATGATATTTCGATCGAAGTTTTTTTAGACTCCATTCAAACCTTCCTTAAAATTTCCGATATTTTAAGCGGGCCGATTAAAGGGATAGTTTTTGGGGCTTTAATTGCCATTATAGGTTGTAATTGGGGATTAACCACGACTGGGGGAGCTAAAGGGGTAGGAGAATCTACGACGGCGGCTGTAGTTACTTGTCTATTAGCTATTTTCGTTTCTAACTTTTTCCTCTCTTGGATTATGTTTCGAGGAGCAGGACAAGGTGCGAGTTTAATTGGACAATAA
- a CDS encoding MlaD family protein: MLQSAVGLTILVALGLLGWLILWLSNFSFGNRSYRATFIFPNAGGMSVGTRVAYRGVRVGRIVSINPEPGGVAIGVEISPADRLIPANSSIEAVQAGLVGETSIDIIPVEGLPPEGVKADPLDPKCNRAIIICNGSRLQGEGKLDVNALIRSLLRIADVIDDPEFTGTVRVIAQRTTDALGNISSFSKEASGLIKDTRSNRTINRLDNTLLSIDQAADSVNQAASQIDQVTGDINQAAGSLQRLGNQASSLLEEAERQDTLKNLNSTLVSLQGFSEQIRGFITVNQGNIGNTLVGLGETSQELAATLRKLGPILTQVEQSKLVTNLDTISNNTAALTGNLRDISAKLNDPATIVQLQQILDAARAVFENANKITSDLDELTGNPQFRRDLRRVIEGLSNLVSSSEQLQQQLEYAQVLNRVEAEVNRIQSRENISLKPKNVTPTPIKPKNITPSQP, from the coding sequence ATGCTTCAAAGCGCTGTAGGGTTGACAATTTTAGTGGCTTTAGGGTTATTAGGCTGGCTGATTTTGTGGCTGAGTAATTTTAGTTTCGGAAATCGCAGTTATCGAGCAACCTTTATTTTTCCCAATGCTGGAGGGATGAGTGTAGGAACGCGAGTCGCTTACCGAGGGGTGAGAGTGGGGCGGATTGTTTCGATTAATCCTGAACCGGGAGGGGTGGCCATTGGGGTAGAAATTTCACCCGCCGATCGCTTGATTCCTGCCAACTCATCCATCGAAGCAGTACAAGCGGGTTTGGTAGGGGAAACCTCTATCGATATTATTCCTGTTGAAGGATTGCCCCCTGAAGGCGTTAAAGCTGACCCCCTCGATCCTAAGTGTAATCGGGCGATTATTATTTGTAATGGGTCAAGATTACAAGGGGAGGGGAAATTAGATGTTAATGCTTTAATTCGCTCTCTTTTACGTATTGCTGACGTGATCGACGATCCCGAATTTACGGGGACTGTTAGAGTCATTGCCCAAAGAACAACAGATGCACTCGGTAATATTAGTAGCTTTAGCAAAGAGGCATCGGGGTTAATTAAAGATACCCGAAGCAACAGAACCATTAACAGACTTGATAATACCTTGCTTTCTATCGATCAGGCCGCCGATAGTGTTAATCAAGCCGCCAGTCAGATCGATCAGGTAACAGGTGATATCAATCAGGCCGCCGGTAGTCTTCAACGCTTAGGAAATCAAGCCTCTAGTTTATTAGAAGAAGCGGAACGGCAAGATACGCTTAAAAATTTAAATTCTACTTTAGTGTCTCTACAAGGATTTTCTGAACAAATTCGCGGATTTATTACCGTTAATCAGGGGAATATTGGTAACACTTTAGTTGGACTGGGAGAAACTAGCCAAGAATTAGCCGCGACTTTACGCAAGTTAGGCCCGATTTTAACTCAAGTCGAACAAAGTAAATTGGTGACTAATTTGGATACTATATCCAATAATACTGCTGCCTTAACCGGGAATTTACGGGATATTTCCGCTAAACTTAATGATCCAGCCACAATTGTACAATTACAACAAATTCTTGATGCTGCCCGTGCCGTTTTTGAAAATGCCAATAAAATTACTTCAGATCTCGATGAATTAACAGGAAATCCCCAGTTTCGGAGAGATCTTAGGAGGGTAATTGAAGGATTAAGTAATCTTGTTTCTTCTAGCGAACAACTGCAACAACAATTAGAATATGCTCAAGTTTTAAACCGGGTTGAGGCTGAAGTTAATCGAATTCAGTCTAGGGAAAATATCTCTTTAAAGCCTAAAAATGTAACTCCTACTCCTATTAAACCGAAAAATATTACCCCATCTCAACCTTAA
- a CDS encoding MFS transporter — protein MTTITQPTSFEERLNQSKITPTMWLLWALSAGLIALDGFDFFIIGVALPFLQRDFSLTAVEIAAVAVAAVSGSLLGSLTLGPVTDKIGRQVMLLVDVAIFVIATAGTALAWNGVSLIIFRFLVGIGIGADYPISVSYITENVPSRLRGRMVIGAFTFQAFGAFLGAITGLFVIHIFNLLYPDSPQPAIQYAWRWMLGVGLLLAIAVGILRLSFLLESPRYYIARGEYEEASKAASTLLDEPINITPETDPPQREPNLPYWALFASGYRQRTILASVPWFLQDIATYGIGIFTPAIIGVLAFAREDNFMAREMASAKGSAFVDLFLIAGFIMAVILIEPVGRMKLQIIGFLGMAIGLLILAASNSLGDETNITLVFCGFLVFNLMMNAGPNSTTFLLSGEIFPTSIRASGAGFAAAFAKAGAVVGTFALPLLQNSLGTATLLIVLSLLCVLAAIITYFYRIETGGRSLEAVDQVEFTQ, from the coding sequence ATGACAACAATTACTCAACCTACATCTTTTGAAGAACGTCTCAATCAGTCTAAGATTACTCCCACAATGTGGCTACTGTGGGCTTTATCTGCCGGCTTAATCGCCCTTGATGGATTTGATTTTTTTATCATTGGCGTTGCCCTTCCTTTCCTGCAACGAGATTTTAGTCTGACTGCTGTAGAAATTGCGGCTGTAGCTGTGGCGGCAGTATCCGGTTCTTTATTAGGATCTTTGACTCTAGGCCCTGTTACCGACAAAATCGGGCGACAAGTTATGTTATTAGTAGATGTGGCTATTTTTGTCATTGCTACCGCCGGAACAGCACTGGCTTGGAATGGGGTTTCCTTAATTATTTTTCGTTTTTTGGTCGGGATAGGAATTGGGGCCGATTATCCCATTAGTGTCTCTTATATTACTGAAAATGTCCCTTCTCGGTTACGAGGTCGGATGGTCATTGGGGCATTTACTTTTCAAGCTTTTGGTGCTTTTTTAGGAGCAATAACCGGACTTTTTGTGATTCATATTTTTAATCTCCTTTACCCCGACTCTCCACAACCGGCGATTCAGTACGCTTGGCGCTGGATGCTTGGGGTAGGATTATTATTAGCGATCGCTGTCGGGATCTTACGGTTAAGTTTTTTACTCGAAAGTCCTCGGTATTATATTGCCAGAGGAGAGTATGAGGAAGCGTCTAAAGCGGCTTCTACCCTACTGGATGAACCCATTAATATTACTCCCGAAACCGACCCCCCGCAACGTGAACCGAATTTACCCTATTGGGCGTTATTTGCGTCTGGATATCGCCAACGGACAATTTTAGCCTCAGTGCCTTGGTTTTTACAAGATATTGCTACTTATGGTATTGGAATTTTTACTCCTGCGATTATCGGCGTTTTAGCCTTTGCGAGGGAAGATAATTTTATGGCCAGGGAAATGGCATCGGCTAAAGGTTCGGCGTTTGTAGATTTGTTTTTGATTGCCGGTTTTATCATGGCTGTCATTTTAATTGAGCCAGTGGGACGGATGAAATTGCAAATTATCGGCTTTTTGGGAATGGCTATAGGACTGTTAATTTTGGCGGCATCTAATAGTTTAGGGGATGAAACTAATATTACCCTGGTTTTTTGTGGTTTTTTGGTGTTTAATCTCATGATGAATGCTGGGCCGAATTCTACTACTTTTCTCTTATCGGGAGAAATCTTTCCGACTTCAATTCGCGCCAGTGGAGCCGGGTTTGCTGCTGCTTTTGCTAAAGCCGGAGCGGTTGTGGGGACTTTTGCCTTACCGCTTTTGCAAAACTCTCTCGGAACGGCTACTTTATTGATAGTACTCTCTTTGCTGTGTGTTTTGGCTGCAATTATTACTTATTTTTATCGTATTGAAACGGGTGGGCGATCGCTAGAAGCCGTCGATCAAGTAGAGTTTACTCAATAG
- a CDS encoding TAXI family TRAP transporter solute-binding subunit: MKKLSYKKITLPVLIIVITVLIVFTVNWILNHQKVDTLILATGNEKGQYYAFGKALSKVVKKHNSKINIEVLSSEGSKQNVDWLKKEKAQLAIVQSDTLLSPSIEVVSLLFPEVFHLLVREEKGIKSFSDLKGKKIALMSKKSGSYALFEVLSHHYGLKPSEFIPLSMSLDEAIRALETGKVDAMFQVIALGNPNITRLLQNRNIELVSIDQGAALQLLVPALENTIIPKGTYNGAIPIPENDLSTVGVRATLVTDRQIESSLIYEITRILYEARNELVKENVQAAMISLPNSTDQIGFAFHPGAKTYYDHDRPSFIVEYAEPISLGMSVVVLCFSGLWQLRIWIQGKKKNRADVYNIQLIELIEKINQAQNLKELREIQVQLWEIFEKVIIDLDYDRISAESFQSFTFPWNVALKSIHHRETLLSTIQDHQLWKDNSVAKNHQNL; encoded by the coding sequence ATGAAAAAATTAAGTTATAAAAAAATTACTTTACCTGTTTTGATTATTGTTATTACAGTTTTAATTGTTTTTACGGTCAACTGGATTTTAAACCATCAAAAAGTTGATACTTTAATTTTAGCAACGGGGAATGAAAAAGGACAATATTATGCCTTTGGAAAAGCGTTATCTAAGGTAGTAAAAAAACATAATTCCAAAATTAATATTGAAGTTTTATCGAGTGAAGGATCAAAGCAAAATGTGGACTGGTTAAAGAAAGAAAAAGCTCAATTAGCCATTGTTCAAAGTGATACATTACTGAGTCCGTCTATTGAAGTGGTTAGTCTTTTATTTCCTGAAGTTTTTCATTTATTAGTGAGAGAAGAAAAAGGGATTAAAAGTTTTAGTGATTTAAAAGGAAAAAAAATTGCTTTAATGTCAAAAAAAAGCGGTTCTTATGCTTTATTTGAAGTTTTAAGTCATCATTACGGTCTAAAACCTTCAGAATTTATCCCTTTATCCATGTCCTTAGACGAAGCTATTCGAGCCTTAGAAACGGGAAAAGTGGATGCTATGTTTCAGGTCATAGCATTAGGAAATCCTAATATAACACGACTCTTACAAAATCGAAACATTGAGCTAGTTTCTATTGATCAAGGCGCAGCTTTACAACTCTTAGTTCCTGCCCTTGAAAATACTATTATTCCCAAAGGAACGTATAACGGAGCAATTCCTATTCCGGAAAATGACTTATCAACCGTTGGAGTCAGAGCCACCTTAGTAACCGATCGTCAAATTGAATCTAGTTTGATTTATGAAATTACTCGAATTTTATACGAAGCTCGTAATGAGTTAGTCAAAGAAAATGTGCAAGCCGCTATGATTTCTCTGCCCAATTCTACCGATCAGATCGGTTTTGCTTTTCATCCGGGTGCTAAAACTTACTATGATCATGATCGACCTAGTTTTATTGTTGAGTATGCTGAACCAATTAGCTTAGGAATGTCGGTGGTGGTACTTTGTTTTTCAGGATTATGGCAATTACGAATATGGATACAAGGGAAGAAAAAAAATCGGGCTGATGTTTACAATATCCAATTAATTGAGTTAATTGAAAAAATTAATCAGGCTCAAAATCTTAAAGAATTAAGAGAAATTCAAGTTCAATTATGGGAAATATTTGAAAAAGTGATTATTGATTTAGACTACGATCGGATTTCAGCAGAATCCTTTCAATCTTTTACCTTTCCTTGGAATGTTGCCCTCAAGTCGATTCATCATCGAGAAACCCTTTTAAGCACAATACAAGATCATCAATTATGGAAAGACAATTCTGTAGCCAAAAATCATCAAAATTTATAG
- a CDS encoding DUF4327 family protein: MTNSTTCFTLNAIKDEARHLVAAGYLERRMPILSLWKYIPCREWIQLECELERNDYLLRDPIGDLIETEKWIED; the protein is encoded by the coding sequence ATGACAAATTCAACGACCTGCTTTACCTTAAATGCGATTAAAGATGAAGCCCGTCATCTTGTTGCTGCTGGTTATTTAGAGCGACGAATGCCAATTTTATCTTTATGGAAATACATTCCTTGCCGTGAATGGATACAACTAGAGTGTGAATTAGAAAGGAATGATTATTTACTTAGAGATCCTATTGGAGATTTAATAGAAACTGAAAAATGGATAGAAGATTAA
- the pssD gene encoding PssD/Cps14F family polysaccharide biosynthesis glycosyltransferase, translating into MLICSTGGHFRAIQELKPFWETHERIWITFYTPATQNFLAEENVYWAWSPTNRNLPNLVRNFLLAGKVLLKERPSLVISTGAGVAVPFLILSKLLGSKTVFVESATRVNQLSLSARLALPFLDVLYVHWEQLKLLYPMSQLII; encoded by the coding sequence ATGCTTATTTGTTCAACCGGAGGACATTTTAGAGCTATTCAAGAACTCAAGCCTTTTTGGGAAACTCATGAACGCATCTGGATTACATTTTACACGCCAGCTACTCAAAATTTTTTAGCAGAAGAAAACGTTTATTGGGCTTGGAGTCCTACTAATAGAAATTTACCCAATTTAGTCCGTAATTTCCTCTTAGCTGGGAAAGTTTTATTAAAAGAACGCCCTTCCTTAGTCATTTCTACCGGGGCAGGAGTGGCAGTTCCCTTTTTAATTTTGTCAAAACTTTTAGGGAGTAAAACAGTATTTGTTGAATCAGCAACACGAGTGAATCAACTAAGTTTAAGCGCCAGATTAGCCTTACCTTTTTTAGATGTGCTTTATGTTCATTGGGAGCAACTTAAGTTACTTTATCCCATGTCTCAACTCATCATTTAA
- a CDS encoding glycosyltransferase, whose protein sequence is MILVTVGTEQFPFNRLMLWIKVLLERELIDEKIVVQYGSCSILPLGIESFSKLPPPQFQEIVQKARLVIGHCGEGTVLLLTQIFKPYILVPRTCLYGEHLDDHQIELGVALEQKNIPIAWSPGDLVRFIASPRYVPIPRFKSEFVCKDLKKRFS, encoded by the coding sequence ATGATTTTAGTAACTGTCGGTACGGAACAATTCCCTTTCAATCGCTTAATGTTATGGATTAAAGTCTTATTAGAGCGAGAACTGATTGACGAAAAAATAGTTGTTCAATATGGAAGTTGCTCTATCCTCCCACTGGGAATAGAGTCTTTTTCAAAACTTCCACCGCCTCAATTCCAAGAAATAGTTCAAAAAGCAAGACTGGTAATAGGACACTGCGGAGAAGGAACGGTTCTCCTTTTGACTCAAATTTTTAAGCCTTATATTTTAGTTCCGCGAACTTGTTTATATGGAGAACATCTTGACGATCATCAAATTGAATTAGGAGTTGCTTTAGAACAGAAAAATATTCCTATTGCTTGGTCACCAGGAGATCTGGTCAGATTTATAGCTTCACCTCGATATGTTCCTATACCAAGGTTTAAGAGTGAATTTGTCTGTAAAGATCTTAAAAAACGCTTTTCTTAA
- a CDS encoding sugar transferase: protein MVKQFLPLTPELEVTVLNKISLVQLPVYLDFSSSLALERTCQFLFQTKWSQIILDFAQTTFIDSCGIGTLANLIKLANEKQIQIILWSVESKIQEALRAAGFESSLVIDAETQSIKRENDLFKKSQLISHHPSVNSWLKRVIDIWGALIGLSLTAILFMPIAIAIKLDSPGPILFSQMRRGWLGKPFRLWKFRSMVVNAEELKPFIENQIKGPFFKNKNDPRITKVGRFLRKSSLDELPQFWNVLKGEMSLVGTRPPTFDEVDQYTIPMWQRLNVKPGISGEWQINGRSKINNFDEVLELDLNYQKNWSIMYDVKLIFKTLSVFIDKNSGSF from the coding sequence ATGGTCAAACAGTTTTTACCCCTAACTCCAGAACTTGAAGTAACTGTTTTAAATAAAATTTCTTTAGTCCAGTTACCTGTTTACTTAGATTTTTCTTCTTCATTAGCTCTTGAGAGAACTTGTCAATTTCTTTTCCAGACTAAATGGTCTCAAATTATTCTTGATTTTGCTCAAACTACTTTTATAGATAGTTGTGGTATCGGTACGTTAGCCAATTTGATAAAATTAGCTAATGAAAAACAAATCCAAATCATTCTTTGGAGTGTAGAGTCTAAAATTCAAGAAGCTTTGAGAGCCGCAGGTTTTGAATCATCTCTAGTTATTGATGCAGAAACCCAATCAATTAAACGAGAAAATGATCTATTTAAAAAAAGCCAGTTAATCAGTCATCATCCTTCAGTTAACTCTTGGTTGAAAAGAGTAATAGATATTTGGGGAGCTTTAATAGGATTAAGCCTTACAGCTATTTTGTTTATGCCAATTGCTATCGCTATAAAACTCGATAGTCCTGGGCCGATTTTGTTTAGCCAAATGAGGCGTGGTTGGTTAGGAAAACCTTTTCGTCTCTGGAAATTTCGCTCAATGGTTGTTAATGCCGAAGAATTAAAACCCTTCATTGAAAATCAAATAAAAGGCCCTTTCTTTAAAAACAAAAACGATCCTAGGATTACTAAAGTAGGTCGATTTCTCCGAAAATCTAGTCTTGATGAATTACCTCAGTTTTGGAATGTTTTAAAAGGGGAAATGAGTTTAGTAGGAACTCGACCTCCTACGTTTGATGAAGTTGATCAATATACTATACCGATGTGGCAAAGGTTAAATGTGAAACCCGGCATAAGTGGTGAGTGGCAAATTAACGGTCGTTCTAAGATTAATAATTTTGATGAAGTCCTCGAATTAGATCTAAACTATCAAAAAAATTGGAGCATTATGTACGATGTAAAATTAATTTTCAAAACTTTATCAGTTTTTATAGACAAAAATAGTGGTTCTTTTTAA